A region from the Palaemon carinicauda isolate YSFRI2023 chromosome 16, ASM3689809v2, whole genome shotgun sequence genome encodes:
- the LOC137655260 gene encoding uncharacterized protein, producing the protein MPTTTHITTHCLHSNQRSLQPFTDAYWPHRCNSLTNSQHGFVLLDASPAHPSDFALNIRAFTCACAHLLTSYPKVFLENCDKCPRHLNMQTELDHYPLPNITDVTFHLQKTKVFFILNFLKGYYKNGLLFRYDKCNFGINEALFFGNRITPEGVHPLPEKVNALQNFHSPPTIKALKEFLGMIIYYHHFQPAMATTLVLHHASPKCKLKDGKWGPL; encoded by the exons ATGCCGACCACCACCCATATAACCACCCATTGCTTACACTCCAACCAACGATCTCTGCAACCATTTACTGATGCCTattggccaca TCGATGTAACTCACTGACAAATAGTCAACACGGATTCGTACTCCTCGACGCCTCTCCAGCCCACCCCTCCGACTTCGCTCTCAATATCAGAGCATTCACGTGTGCCTGCgctcacctcctcacatcatacccaaAAGTTTTCCTCGAGAACTGCGACAAATGCCCACG GCAccttaacatgcaaacagaactggatcattatcccctcccaaacatcaccgacgtgaccttcCACTTGCAAAAAACGAAGGTTTTCTTCATACTCAACTTtttgaaggggtattataag AATGGACTTTtattccggtacgacaagtgtaactttggcaTCAACGAAGCATTGTTCTTTgggaaccgcatcactcctgaaggagtacatcccctccctgaaaaggtaaacGCTCTTCAAAACTTCCACTCGCCCCCAACCATTAAAGCACtgaaagaattcttgggtatgatcatctattatcatcattttcagccAGCCATGGCCACCACTCTTGTCCTGCACCATGCCTCCCCCAAGTGTAAGCTCAAAGAcgggaagtggggtcccctttaa